The Sesamum indicum cultivar Zhongzhi No. 13 linkage group LG1, S_indicum_v1.0, whole genome shotgun sequence genome includes a window with the following:
- the LOC105168405 gene encoding beta-hexosaminidase 2 isoform X2 — protein sequence MGCSIITFPSFSHLFISTLLLLTTLYITPQISAVRYPIDVWPKPTTFHWPQPQAITLSPEFTISAPPHSYLTPAVHRYLRQILTEHHLPLVTPLLNLTGGPPLTTLTIIISDAAAPLTHGVDESYSLTVPSTGASAVLNAETPWGAMRGLETFSQLVYAKPARVACGLYISDGPLFPHRGIMLDTARNYYGVEDLLRLIRTISMNKLNVFHWHITDSHSFPLVVPSEPEMAAKGAYGEDMKYTAADVKRVVEYGMEHGVRVVPEIDMPDAEWTDRLAAEPGTGQLNPLNPKTYEVVKNVVRDAVSMFPDQFYHAGADEITPNCWKIDPSIQTFLSNNGTLSQILEMFINSTLPYIISLNRTVIYWEDVLLNADVNVPSSLLPRENVILQSWNNGPNNTKRIVDSGYRAIVSSSDFYYLDCGHGDFTGNNSLYNMPPGSDQGNGGSWCGPFKTWQTIYNYDITYGLTEAEAKLVIGGEVALWSEQADSTVMDSRIWPRASAMAEALWSGNRDETGKKRFAEATDRLNEWRYRMVTRGIGAEPIQPLWCIKNPGMCNTVHLA from the exons ATGGGTTGTAGTATTATTACTTTCCCTTCATTTTCTCATCTCTTCATCTCCACACTTCTTCTCCTTACAACGTTGTACATCACTCCTCAAATCTCAGCCGTCCGATACCCCATCGACGTCTGGCCAAAGCCCACCACATTCCACTGGCCACAGCCACAGGCAATCACTCTCTCCCCGGAGTTCACTATATCCGCTCCCCCCCACAGCTACCTAACCCCCGCCGTCCACCGCTACCTCCGCCAGATCCTGACGGAGCACCACCTCCCCCTCGTCACCCCACTTCTCAATCTGACTGGGGGGCCCCCGCTCACCACGctcaccatcatcatctccGACGCCGCTGCTCCGCTGACCCACGGCGTGGACGAGTCGTACTCCCTCACCGTCCCCTCCACCGGAGCCTCCGCCGTGCTAAACGCCGAAACCCCATGGGGCGCGATGCGCGGGCTGGAGACGTTCTCGCAGCTGGTGTATGCAAAGCCGGCGAGGGTGGCTTGCGGGTTGTACATTTCCGACGGGCCACTGTTTCCGCACAGGGGAATCATGCTCGATACCGCCAGGAACTATTACGGTGTTGAGGATTTGCTGCGGCTGATTAGGACGATCAGTATGAACAAATTGAACGTTTTCCATTGGCATATTACGGATTCCCATTCGTTTCCGCTGGTGGTGCCGTCGGAGCCCGAGATGGCGGCGAAAGGGGCGTACGGCGAGGACATGAAGTACACGGCGGCGGACGTGAAGAGGGTGGTGGAATATGGGATGGAGCATGGAGTTAGAGTTGTGCCCGAGATTGATATGCCTG ATGCCGAATGGACCGATCGGCTGGCTGCCGAGCCAGGAACCGGACAACTGAATCCCTTAAACCCCAAGACCTATGAAGTTGTCAAAAATGTTGTCCGTGATGCTGTTTCCATGTTTCCTGACCAATTTTATCACGCGGGAGCTGATGAGATCACTCCAAACTGCTGGAAAATCGACCCTTCCATTCAAACTTTTCTTTCCAATAATGGAACTCTCAGTCAGATTCTtgaaatgtttataaattcGACATTACCTTACATCATATCTCTGAATCGTACAGTGATCTACTGGGAGGATGTTTTGTTGAACGCTGATGTCAATGTGCCCTCTTCCTTGCTCCCTCGCGAAAATGTCATTCTCCAATCTTGGAACAATGGACCGAATAACACAAAGAGGATTGTCGATTCTGGATATCGTGCAATTGTTTCGTCATCGGATTTCTATTACTTGGACTGTGGGCATGGGGATTTTACAGGAAATAACAGTCTATACAATATGCCGCCTGGTTCTGATCAAGGAAATGGTGGATCGTGGTGTGGACCCTTTAAAACATGGCAAACCATTTACAACTATGATATAACTTACGGATTGACTGAGGCAGAGGCAAAGCTGGTAATAGGAGGGGAGGTGGCGTTATGGTCCGAGCAAGCTGACTCAACCGTTATGGATTCACGGATCTGGCCAAGAGCTTCAGCAATGGCTGAAGCGTTATGGTCAGGGAATCGAGATGAAACGGGAAAGAAGAGATTTGCGGAGGCTACAGATAGGTTGAATGAGTGGAGATACAGAATGGTAACACGGGGAATAGGTGCTGAACCTATTCAGCCGCTCTGGTGTATCAAGAATCCAGGCATGTGTAACACGGTCCATTTAGCTTAA
- the LOC105168414 gene encoding uncharacterized protein LOC105168414 has protein sequence MGNRISVSLKSSNVFKKTKKPLPIETLFRLPSPLPSWPAGGGFASGIIDLGGLEVCQVSTFAKVWATQEGGPDNHGATFFEPSPLPDGFFMLGCYGQPNNKPLFGWVLAGKDATNDPLGGALKPPTDYSLVWSSESLKIKQDGVAYIWLPTPPDGYKAIGHVITSSPEKPALDKIRCVRLDFTDSNENNTWIWGLGKDVSTNGISIYSSRPRNRGIQAVGVPTGTFVAEKNGTSLDLPCLKNANGNHNSMPNQDQIKALVQAYSPHIYFHPDEEYFPSSVAWFFENGALLYTKGDESNPVPIDPAGSNLPQGGPNDDAYWIDLPIDSAAKERVKKGDLADAYAYLHVKPMFGGTFTDVAIWLFYPFNGPARAKVEFFNISLGKIGEHVGDWEHVTLRISNFNGELKSMYFSQHSKGLWADAVDLEFENGNKPVAYSSLHGHASYPNQGLVLQGNGSIGIRNDSAKGKSFMDTGAKFLVVDAEYLGPVYVEPPWLSYARKWGPKISYSIEDEIRKVEKVLPGKLKSAFEKVVNSLPREVLGEEGPTGPKMKDSWIGDERS, from the exons ATGGGGAATCGAATCAGCGTTTCTCTTAAGAGTTCTAATGTTTTCAAGAAAACTAAGAAGCCTCTTCCCATTGAAACCTTGTTCAGACTTCCCTCTCCACTCCCCTCGTGGCCTGCAG GTGGAGGTTTTGCAAGTGGGATTATTGATCTAGGAGGGCTGGAAGTATGTCAAGTATCGACTTTCGCCAAAGTTTGGGCTACACAAGAAGGCGGACCGGACAATCATGGGGCGACGTTTTTTGAGCCGTCTCCACTACCTGATGGATTCTTTATGCTTGGTTGCTACGGGCAACCAAACAACAAGCCTTTATTTGGTTGGGTTCTTGCAGGAAAAGATGCAACCAACGACCCGTTGGGTGGTGCCCTGAAGCCACCAACTGATTACTCTCTTGTTTGGAGCAGTGAGTCTTTGAAAATTAAGCAAGACGGGGTAGCCTACATCTGGCTGCCAACTCCCCCTGATGGCTATAAGGCCATTGGACATGTCATCACGAGCTCGCCTGAGAAGCCGGCCCTTGACAAAATCCGGTGTGTTCGCTTGGATTTCACGGATTCCAATGAGAACAACACCTGGATTTGGGGGCTGGGAAAGGATGTTAGCACAAATGGCATCAGTATATATAGCTCAAGACCAAGAAACAGGGGAATTCAAGCTGTGGGGGTTCCCACAGGCACATTTGTAGCTGAAAAGAATGGGACTAGTTTGGACTTGCCCTGTTTAAAAAATGCTAATGGCAATCATAATTCCATGCCTAATCAAGATCAGATTAAGGCCCTGGTTCAGGCTTACTCTCCACACATATATTTCCACCCTGATGAAGAGTACTTTCCTTCTTCAGTTGCATGGTTCTTTGAAAACGGTGCACTACTGTACACAAAAGGCGATGAGTCGAATCCCGTCCCGATCGACCCGGCTGGCTCTAATCTTCCCCAAGGAGGTCCGAATGATGATGCATATTGGATTGATCTTCCTATAGACAGTGCAGCTAAAGAGAGAGTCAAAAAAGGGGACTTAGCAGATGCATATGCTTATTTGCATGTGAAGCCAATGTTTGGTGGGACATTCACTGATGTAGCAATATGGCTGTTTTACCCTTTCAATGGCCCTGCAAGGGCAAAAGTTGAGTTCTTCAACATTTCCTTAGGCAAAATTGGGGAGCATGTTGGTGATTGGGAGCATGTCACACTAAGAATCAGCAACTTCAATGGGGAGCTAAAGAGCATGTATTTTTCTCAGCATAGTAAAGGGCTTTGGGCCGATGCAGTGGACTTGGAGTTCGAGAACGGCAACAAACCAGTGGCCTACTCATCGTTGCACGGCCATGCATCGTACCCGAATCAAGGCCTAGTGCTGCAAGGAAATGGGAGTATTGGGATAAGGAATGATAGTGCTAAGGGCAAGTCTTTTATGGACACTGGAGCAAAGTTTTTGGTGGTCGACGCCGAGTACTTGGGGCCGGTGTACGTCGAGCCCCCGTGGCTGAGTTATGCAAGAAAATGGGGGCCAAAGATCAGCTACAGCATTGAGGATGAAATCAGGAAGGTTGAGAAGGTGTTGCCTGGAAAGTTGAAGAGTGCATTTGAGAAAGTTGTGAATAGTCTTCCCAGGGAAGTGCTTGGTGAGGAAGGGCCTACTGGACCAAAGATGAAAGACAGTTGGATTGGTGATGAAAGGTCTTGA
- the LOC105168396 gene encoding uncharacterized protein LOC105168396 encodes MDMKVRVGFWLVFLFMAPVFGEAARSGVARRNLEVRRHLSRLNKPSVKSIKSPDGDIIDCVHISHQPAFDHPFLKNHTVQMRPSYHPEGLFSQSKKVGKKENEPKPITQMWHMNGRCPEGTIPIRRTREEDMLRASSIKAYGKKIHKSIPRPTSVAPEPDLITQNGHQHAIAYVEGDQYYGAKATINVWDPKIQQPNEFSLSQLWILGGSFASDLNSIEAGWQVSPDLYGDNNTRLFTYWTSDAYQATGCYNLLCSGFIQINNDIAMGASIYPLSSYRSSQYDISILVWKDPKEGNWWMQFGNDYVLGYWPAFLFSYLSDSASMIEWGGEVVNSESDGQHTTTQMGSGHFPEEGFGKASYIRNIQVVDDSNNLRVPKDIGIFTEESSCYDVQLGKNGEWGNYFYYGGPGRNPNCP; translated from the exons ATGGATATGAAGGTGAGGGTGGGTTTTTGGTTGGTTTTTCTGTTCATGGCGCCGGTGTTTGGAGAAGCCGCCAGGTCGGGTGTAGCTCGCCGGAATCTTGAAGTTAGGAGGCACTTGAGCCGCCTGAACAAGCCTTCTGTCAAGTCCATCAAG AGCCCAGATGGTGATATCATAGACTGTGTCCATATATCTCACCAACCAGCTTTTGATCATCCTTTCCTCAAGAATCATACGGTTCAG ATGAGGCCTAGTTATCATCCAGAAGGGCTGTTCAGCCAGAGCAAGAAAGTGGGCAAGAAAGAGAATGAGCCAAAGCCAATAACTCAGATGTGGCATATGAATGGGAGATGCCCAGAGGGAACCATTCCCATAAGAAGAACCAGAGAAGAGGATATGCTGAGAGCGAGCTCTATCAAGGCATATGGGAAGAAAATCCACAAAAGCATACCTAGGCCAACATCTGTTGCTCCTGAACCTGACCTTATTACCCAAAATGGTCATCAG CATGCCATAGCCTATGTTGAAGGAGACCAGTACTATGGAGCAAAGGCCACCATAAATGTATGGGATCCTAAAATCCAACAGCCAAATGAATTCAGCTTGTCCCAGCTCTGGATTCTTGGAGGTTCATTTGCTTCAGATCTCAACAGCATTGAGGCCGGCTGGCAG GTTAGCCCAGATTTATATGGAGATAACAACACAAGACTCTTCACCTATTGGACA AGTGATGCTTATCAAGCCACGGGATGCTACAACTTGCTGTGCTCAGGCtttattcaaatcaataaTGATATAGCAATGGGGGCCAGCATCTACCCCCTTTCTAGCTATCGCAGTTCCCAATATGACATCAGCATACTTGTCTGGAAG GATCCGAAAGAGGGGAACTGGTGGATGCAATTTGGGAATGACTATGTACTAGGATACTGGCCAGCCTTCTTGTTCTCCTACTTATCAGACAGTGCATCAATGATTGAATGGGGAGGAGAAGTGGTGAACTCTGAATCAGACGGGCAGCACACCACTACACAAATGGGCAGTGGCCATTTCCCTGAGGAGGGATTCGGTAAGGCCAGTTACATCAGGAACATTCAGGTTGTGGATGATTCAAACAACCTGAGAGTGCCGAAGGACATTGGCATTTTCACTGAGGAGTCCAGCTGCTATGATGTTCAGCTCGGCAAGAATGGTGAATGGGGCAATTATTTCTACTATGGAGGACCTGGGAGAAACCCTAATTGCCCGTGA
- the LOC105168423 gene encoding protein UPSTREAM OF FLC isoform X3 codes for MEAQGGAQVRRLHIVYFLSRKGRIEHPHLVRVHHLSRNGVRLRDVKRWLGELRGKDMPESFSWSYKRRYKTGYVWQDLLDDDLITPISDNEYVLKGSEISSSNIKAAEEKVVKQKHQTPLQEKQKTIGKEDSHSHNSSETSMYVSTKSSSEIEEESPTFSSDTSTLTDDSGKPEMEKNSDTTKHENPDNRTDHPSPTFGQKNKKRSSKVTINENITTTSTAADASKIPSSEPQFTKSKSYSNGASHIFRNLISCGAVETNDSAVVAINKQNRPTFLNMCASDASSVHSAQICKRDGLGGSQRVLQTPHWVQQQWTGSWKGFDGPKDSAKNKSEVRDQRATSAAYKPVNGPTCSSESKVWGESQPLILQGLFLTMWEAIQARETACTYEILQGNESIVQRCC; via the exons ATGGAAGCACAGGGTGGTGCACAAGTCAGGAGGCTTCACATTGTCTATTTTCTTAGTCGGAAGGGCCGTATCGAACACCCTCATCTTGTTCGAGTCCATCATCTCTCTAGGAATGGTGTCCGACTACGAG ACGTCAAGAGATGGTTGGGGGAGTTACGAGGGAAGGACATGCCCGAATCATTTTCTTGGTCGTATAAAAG AAGGTACAAGACAGGTTATGTATGGCAAGACTTGCTGGATGATGATCTCATTACACCAATATCAGACAATGAATATGTCCTCAAAGGATCAGAGATTTCCTCTTCTAACATTAAAG CAGCTGAGGAAAAGGTTGTGAAGCAAAAACATCAAACACCCCTccaagaaaaacagaaaaccaTAGGCAAAGAAGATAGCCACAGCCATAATTCATCAGAGACATCGATGTATGTATCAACAAAATCATCGTCTGAAATCGAAGAAGAGTCCCCAACTTTCAGCTCAGACACATCCACATTGACAGATGACTCTGGGAAGCCCGAAATGGAGAAGAATTCAGACACAACCAAACATGAAAATCCAGACAACAGAACAGACCATCCGTCCCCTACTTTCGGtcagaagaacaagaagagGAGCAGCAAAGTTACCATCAATGAGAATATTACAACAACATCGACGGCTGCTGATGCATCCAAGATTCCATCGTCAGAGCCTCAGTTCACGAAGAGCAAGAGCTATTCCAATGGAGCATCACACATATTCCGAAACTTGATCAGTTGTGGTGCTGTGGAAACCAATGACTCAGCTGTGGTGGCGATCAACAAGCAGAACAGGCCAACTTTCTTGAACATGTGTGCTAGTGATGCCAGTAGTGTTCATTCAGCACAGATTTGCAAGAGGGATGGACTTGGAGGGTCTCAGAGGGTACTCCAAACTCCCCATTGGGTACAACAACAATGGACTGGAAG TTGGAAGGGCTTTGATGGGCCGAAGGATTCAGCAAAGAACAAGAGTGAAGTAAGGGACCAAAGAGCAACTTCTGCTGCATACAAGCCAGTTAACGGGCCAACTTGCTC GTCGGAATCTAAGGTTTGGGGAGAATCACAGCCATTGATTTTGCAGGGGTTGTTCTTG ACAATGTGGGAAGCCATTCAAGCCAGAGAAACTGCATGCACATATGAAATCCTGCAAGGGAATGAAAGCATTGTCCAAAGGTGCTGCTAA
- the LOC105168405 gene encoding beta-hexosaminidase 2 isoform X1, with protein MGCSIITFPSFSHLFISTLLLLTTLYITPQISAVRYPIDVWPKPTTFHWPQPQAITLSPEFTISAPPHSYLTPAVHRYLRQILTEHHLPLVTPLLNLTGGPPLTTLTIIISDAAAPLTHGVDESYSLTVPSTGASAVLNAETPWGAMRGLETFSQLVYAKPARVACGLYISDGPLFPHRGIMLDTARNYYGVEDLLRLIRTISMNKLNVFHWHITDSHSFPLVVPSEPEMAAKGAYGEDMKYTAADVKRVVEYGMEHGVRVVPEIDMPAHTGSWAEAYPEIVTCANKFWWPADAEWTDRLAAEPGTGQLNPLNPKTYEVVKNVVRDAVSMFPDQFYHAGADEITPNCWKIDPSIQTFLSNNGTLSQILEMFINSTLPYIISLNRTVIYWEDVLLNADVNVPSSLLPRENVILQSWNNGPNNTKRIVDSGYRAIVSSSDFYYLDCGHGDFTGNNSLYNMPPGSDQGNGGSWCGPFKTWQTIYNYDITYGLTEAEAKLVIGGEVALWSEQADSTVMDSRIWPRASAMAEALWSGNRDETGKKRFAEATDRLNEWRYRMVTRGIGAEPIQPLWCIKNPGMCNTVHLA; from the exons ATGGGTTGTAGTATTATTACTTTCCCTTCATTTTCTCATCTCTTCATCTCCACACTTCTTCTCCTTACAACGTTGTACATCACTCCTCAAATCTCAGCCGTCCGATACCCCATCGACGTCTGGCCAAAGCCCACCACATTCCACTGGCCACAGCCACAGGCAATCACTCTCTCCCCGGAGTTCACTATATCCGCTCCCCCCCACAGCTACCTAACCCCCGCCGTCCACCGCTACCTCCGCCAGATCCTGACGGAGCACCACCTCCCCCTCGTCACCCCACTTCTCAATCTGACTGGGGGGCCCCCGCTCACCACGctcaccatcatcatctccGACGCCGCTGCTCCGCTGACCCACGGCGTGGACGAGTCGTACTCCCTCACCGTCCCCTCCACCGGAGCCTCCGCCGTGCTAAACGCCGAAACCCCATGGGGCGCGATGCGCGGGCTGGAGACGTTCTCGCAGCTGGTGTATGCAAAGCCGGCGAGGGTGGCTTGCGGGTTGTACATTTCCGACGGGCCACTGTTTCCGCACAGGGGAATCATGCTCGATACCGCCAGGAACTATTACGGTGTTGAGGATTTGCTGCGGCTGATTAGGACGATCAGTATGAACAAATTGAACGTTTTCCATTGGCATATTACGGATTCCCATTCGTTTCCGCTGGTGGTGCCGTCGGAGCCCGAGATGGCGGCGAAAGGGGCGTACGGCGAGGACATGAAGTACACGGCGGCGGACGTGAAGAGGGTGGTGGAATATGGGATGGAGCATGGAGTTAGAGTTGTGCCCGAGATTGATATGCCTG CACACACTGGATCATGGGCTGAAGCTTACCCTGAGATTGTCACCTGTGCTAACAAGTTCTGGTGGCCTGCAGATGCCGAATGGACCGATCGGCTGGCTGCCGAGCCAGGAACCGGACAACTGAATCCCTTAAACCCCAAGACCTATGAAGTTGTCAAAAATGTTGTCCGTGATGCTGTTTCCATGTTTCCTGACCAATTTTATCACGCGGGAGCTGATGAGATCACTCCAAACTGCTGGAAAATCGACCCTTCCATTCAAACTTTTCTTTCCAATAATGGAACTCTCAGTCAGATTCTtgaaatgtttataaattcGACATTACCTTACATCATATCTCTGAATCGTACAGTGATCTACTGGGAGGATGTTTTGTTGAACGCTGATGTCAATGTGCCCTCTTCCTTGCTCCCTCGCGAAAATGTCATTCTCCAATCTTGGAACAATGGACCGAATAACACAAAGAGGATTGTCGATTCTGGATATCGTGCAATTGTTTCGTCATCGGATTTCTATTACTTGGACTGTGGGCATGGGGATTTTACAGGAAATAACAGTCTATACAATATGCCGCCTGGTTCTGATCAAGGAAATGGTGGATCGTGGTGTGGACCCTTTAAAACATGGCAAACCATTTACAACTATGATATAACTTACGGATTGACTGAGGCAGAGGCAAAGCTGGTAATAGGAGGGGAGGTGGCGTTATGGTCCGAGCAAGCTGACTCAACCGTTATGGATTCACGGATCTGGCCAAGAGCTTCAGCAATGGCTGAAGCGTTATGGTCAGGGAATCGAGATGAAACGGGAAAGAAGAGATTTGCGGAGGCTACAGATAGGTTGAATGAGTGGAGATACAGAATGGTAACACGGGGAATAGGTGCTGAACCTATTCAGCCGCTCTGGTGTATCAAGAATCCAGGCATGTGTAACACGGTCCATTTAGCTTAA
- the LOC105168423 gene encoding protein UPSTREAM OF FLC isoform X1 translates to MEAQGGAQVRRLHIVYFLSRKGRIEHPHLVRVHHLSRNGVRLRDVKRWLGELRGKDMPESFSWSYKRRYKTGYVWQDLLDDDLITPISDNEYVLKGSEISSSNIKAAEEKVVKQKHQTPLQEKQKTIGKEDSHSHNSSETSMYVSTKSSSEIEEESPTFSSDTSTLTDDSGKPEMEKNSDTTKHENPDNRTDHPSPTFGQKNKKRSSKVTINENITTTSTAADASKIPSSEPQFTKSKSYSNGASHIFRNLISCGAVETNDSAVVAINKQNRPTFLNMCASDASSVHSAQICKRDGLGGSQRVLQTPHWVQQQWTGSWKGFDGPKDSAKNKSEVRDQRATSAAYKPVNGPTCSQCGKPFKPEKLHAHMKSCKGMKALSKGAANAAISAAEKAPKGSTTGFRNHDSISVHLLTH, encoded by the exons ATGGAAGCACAGGGTGGTGCACAAGTCAGGAGGCTTCACATTGTCTATTTTCTTAGTCGGAAGGGCCGTATCGAACACCCTCATCTTGTTCGAGTCCATCATCTCTCTAGGAATGGTGTCCGACTACGAG ACGTCAAGAGATGGTTGGGGGAGTTACGAGGGAAGGACATGCCCGAATCATTTTCTTGGTCGTATAAAAG AAGGTACAAGACAGGTTATGTATGGCAAGACTTGCTGGATGATGATCTCATTACACCAATATCAGACAATGAATATGTCCTCAAAGGATCAGAGATTTCCTCTTCTAACATTAAAG CAGCTGAGGAAAAGGTTGTGAAGCAAAAACATCAAACACCCCTccaagaaaaacagaaaaccaTAGGCAAAGAAGATAGCCACAGCCATAATTCATCAGAGACATCGATGTATGTATCAACAAAATCATCGTCTGAAATCGAAGAAGAGTCCCCAACTTTCAGCTCAGACACATCCACATTGACAGATGACTCTGGGAAGCCCGAAATGGAGAAGAATTCAGACACAACCAAACATGAAAATCCAGACAACAGAACAGACCATCCGTCCCCTACTTTCGGtcagaagaacaagaagagGAGCAGCAAAGTTACCATCAATGAGAATATTACAACAACATCGACGGCTGCTGATGCATCCAAGATTCCATCGTCAGAGCCTCAGTTCACGAAGAGCAAGAGCTATTCCAATGGAGCATCACACATATTCCGAAACTTGATCAGTTGTGGTGCTGTGGAAACCAATGACTCAGCTGTGGTGGCGATCAACAAGCAGAACAGGCCAACTTTCTTGAACATGTGTGCTAGTGATGCCAGTAGTGTTCATTCAGCACAGATTTGCAAGAGGGATGGACTTGGAGGGTCTCAGAGGGTACTCCAAACTCCCCATTGGGTACAACAACAATGGACTGGAAG TTGGAAGGGCTTTGATGGGCCGAAGGATTCAGCAAAGAACAAGAGTGAAGTAAGGGACCAAAGAGCAACTTCTGCTGCATACAAGCCAGTTAACGGGCCAACTTGCTC ACAATGTGGGAAGCCATTCAAGCCAGAGAAACTGCATGCACATATGAAATCCTGCAAGGGAATGAAAGCATTGTCCAAAGGTGCTGCTAATGCTGCAATTTCTGCTGCTGAGAAGGCACCAAAGGGATCAACAACGGGATTCAGAAATCATGACTCGATTTCTGTCCATTTGTTAACTCATTGA
- the LOC105168423 gene encoding protein UPSTREAM OF FLC isoform X2, whose amino-acid sequence MEAQGGAQVRRLHIVYFLSRKGRIEHPHLVRVHHLSRNGVRLRDVKRWLGELRGKDMPESFSWSYKRRYKTGYVWQDLLDDDLITPISDNEYVLKGSEISSSNIKAEEKVVKQKHQTPLQEKQKTIGKEDSHSHNSSETSMYVSTKSSSEIEEESPTFSSDTSTLTDDSGKPEMEKNSDTTKHENPDNRTDHPSPTFGQKNKKRSSKVTINENITTTSTAADASKIPSSEPQFTKSKSYSNGASHIFRNLISCGAVETNDSAVVAINKQNRPTFLNMCASDASSVHSAQICKRDGLGGSQRVLQTPHWVQQQWTGSWKGFDGPKDSAKNKSEVRDQRATSAAYKPVNGPTCSQCGKPFKPEKLHAHMKSCKGMKALSKGAANAAISAAEKAPKGSTTGFRNHDSISVHLLTH is encoded by the exons ATGGAAGCACAGGGTGGTGCACAAGTCAGGAGGCTTCACATTGTCTATTTTCTTAGTCGGAAGGGCCGTATCGAACACCCTCATCTTGTTCGAGTCCATCATCTCTCTAGGAATGGTGTCCGACTACGAG ACGTCAAGAGATGGTTGGGGGAGTTACGAGGGAAGGACATGCCCGAATCATTTTCTTGGTCGTATAAAAG AAGGTACAAGACAGGTTATGTATGGCAAGACTTGCTGGATGATGATCTCATTACACCAATATCAGACAATGAATATGTCCTCAAAGGATCAGAGATTTCCTCTTCTAACATTAAAG CTGAGGAAAAGGTTGTGAAGCAAAAACATCAAACACCCCTccaagaaaaacagaaaaccaTAGGCAAAGAAGATAGCCACAGCCATAATTCATCAGAGACATCGATGTATGTATCAACAAAATCATCGTCTGAAATCGAAGAAGAGTCCCCAACTTTCAGCTCAGACACATCCACATTGACAGATGACTCTGGGAAGCCCGAAATGGAGAAGAATTCAGACACAACCAAACATGAAAATCCAGACAACAGAACAGACCATCCGTCCCCTACTTTCGGtcagaagaacaagaagagGAGCAGCAAAGTTACCATCAATGAGAATATTACAACAACATCGACGGCTGCTGATGCATCCAAGATTCCATCGTCAGAGCCTCAGTTCACGAAGAGCAAGAGCTATTCCAATGGAGCATCACACATATTCCGAAACTTGATCAGTTGTGGTGCTGTGGAAACCAATGACTCAGCTGTGGTGGCGATCAACAAGCAGAACAGGCCAACTTTCTTGAACATGTGTGCTAGTGATGCCAGTAGTGTTCATTCAGCACAGATTTGCAAGAGGGATGGACTTGGAGGGTCTCAGAGGGTACTCCAAACTCCCCATTGGGTACAACAACAATGGACTGGAAG TTGGAAGGGCTTTGATGGGCCGAAGGATTCAGCAAAGAACAAGAGTGAAGTAAGGGACCAAAGAGCAACTTCTGCTGCATACAAGCCAGTTAACGGGCCAACTTGCTC ACAATGTGGGAAGCCATTCAAGCCAGAGAAACTGCATGCACATATGAAATCCTGCAAGGGAATGAAAGCATTGTCCAAAGGTGCTGCTAATGCTGCAATTTCTGCTGCTGAGAAGGCACCAAAGGGATCAACAACGGGATTCAGAAATCATGACTCGATTTCTGTCCATTTGTTAACTCATTGA